In the Ipomoea triloba cultivar NCNSP0323 chromosome 6, ASM357664v1 genome, one interval contains:
- the LOC116022510 gene encoding uncharacterized protein LOC116022510 has protein sequence MSPPGVFLISSSAVAPLPPKPPNSPPQLDVKLISRRNAVVLLSFVAPLFPALHHPSPASAFSLGISGPKQWLKEQKKKSAKFLLAPVDASRNSLQAAYLLLMKSGTEFSEKELDEIQSLLKSAARDCVPQDRNSFVQFQSKTGVEVCTFQLVVNNASSLLDDKDPIKLEAESKLTDVIRCFASLNGMTSELDIQVASNRQKIADALMDTVSSLNNFEQGVKDCLET, from the exons ATGTCGCCGCCAGGTGTCTTCCTTATCTCCTCTTCCGCCGTCGCTCCACTCCCGCCAAAACCCCCCAATTCACCACCGCAGCTCGATGTCAAGCTGATCTCCCGCCGCAACGCCGTCGTTTTACTCTCCTTTGTCGCTCCCCTGTTTCCTGCTCTCCACCATCCTTCCCCGGCGTCCGCATTCTCGCTCGGCATCT CAGGACCAAAGCAGTGGCTTAAAGAGCAGAAGAAGAAGTCCGCTAAGTTCCTATTGGCTCCTGTTGATGCCTCTCGCAATAGCCTCCAGGCTGCGTATCTTTTGCTTA TGAAAAGTGGAACAGAATTTAGTGAAAAGGAATTGGATGAAATTCAGAGCTTACTAAAGTCTGCTGCTAGGGATTGCGTCCCTCAAGATAGGAATTCTTTCGTTCAGTTTCAATCCAAAACTGGAGTCGAG GTCTGCACGTTTCAGCTGGTCGTGAACAACGCTTCTTCTTTACTTGATGACAAGGATCCCATAAAGTTGGAAGCTGAATCTAAGCTCACTGATGTAATAAG GTGCTTTGCTTCTCTGAATGGCATGACAAGTGAACTCGATATTCAAGTTGCTTCCAACAG ACAGAAGATAGCAGATGCACTTATGGATACAGTATCTTCTCTCAACAACTTTGAGCAGGGTGTCAAGGATTGCCTTGAAACTTGA
- the LOC116022507 gene encoding uncharacterized protein LOC116022507: MSDQENGLPADELWPELRLPNSLYTASVSELHAAIENDWDNLRRSACQTAAGRALWNHVIHDPLAEVLAGETYLKSLYDKILKDRLKNASEVSGVIIAVRTLWFDRKLEAAINSFDGGAAQVVLLGAGMDARAFRLSCLKDIDVFEVDFPEVLQIKSTILQAAAEATNEHKKIMMTAKSLRRVAADIRESNWLEKLQVSGFEIKKNTVWILEGILYYLSHSHAMEVLKLIADNCAFTHTVLLADFMNKQSTTMSPSLYHFYSDWPDQLLPTLGFSDLKLSQIGDPDAHFGLLNDPLNLFNKLRSLPRSLQTNPADGTPCCRLYLLQASGAPN; encoded by the exons ATGTCTGATCAAGAGAATGGCCTGCCAGCTGATGAGCTGTGGCCAGAGCTGAGGCTGCCCAACTCATTATACACCGCCAGCGTTAGCGAACTCCATGCGGCCATAGAGAACGACTGGGACAACTTGCGAAGGTCTGCATGCCAGACGGCGGCAGGGAGGGCATTATGGAATCATGTGATCCATGACCCGTTAGCAGAGGTACTAGCAGGAGAGACGTACCTGAAGAGCCTGTATGACAAGATTTTGAAGGATCGTTTGAAGAATGCAAGCGAAGTGTCTGGGGTAATCATTGCAGTTAGAACACTCTGGTTTGATAGAAAGCTTGAAGCAGCCATCAATTCTTTTGATGGTGGAGCAGCACAAGTTGTTCTTCTTGGAGCAG GGATGGATGCAAGGGCATTTCGCTTGAGTTGCTTAAAAGATATTGACGTCTTTGAGGTAGATTTCCCAGAGGTCCTGCAAATCAAATCCACTATTCTACAGGCTGCAGCAGAGGCAACAAATGAACATAAGAAGATAATGATGACAGCAAAATCATTGAGAAGAGTGGCAGCTGACATCAGAGAAAGCAACTGGCTGGAAAAGCTTCAAGTATCAGGCTTTGAGATAAAGAAGAATACAGTGTGGATTCTAGAGGGTATCCTCTACTATCTCTCGCACTCCCATGCAATGGAAGTACTAAAACTTATTGCAGATAACTGTGCCTTTACGCATACAGTACTCTTAGCAGACTTCATGAACAAACAATCAACCACAATGTCCCCTTCACTGTACCATTTCTATAGTGATTGGCCTGATCAGTTACTTCCAACCCTAGGGTTTTCTGATCTTAAACTCTCTCAAATTGGTGACCCAGATGCCCATTTTGGGTTGTTGAATGATCCACTAAATTTGTTCAACAAGCTGCGCAGCTTGCCAAGATCACTTCAAACTAACCCTGCTGATGGAACACCATGCTGTCGTTTGTACTTGCTTCAGGCTTCTGGAGCACCCAATTGA
- the LOC116022508 gene encoding uncharacterized protein At1g01500-like — MENSCESLNYGRLADTCHQDPSFCAFSISSLSWFDIRVFYIRISNFVVNDSTPKFLTVDHVPLNLDTLLEVNGARCSTYSEGTSCLLRRDRVDKKSEVATFVSTDSIRLTGSMKFQVFDRDDLVLSGVLDKSNSNGFIGESKNNIQRWRMNCESVMSAGSGFLKGKPITGPESLSPIVEVYVAGCFSGTPVILTKSVQLNLRKKHHSKGMLYPIPEHETAGIQKDVASEIDLQIAEYGSYYKPENESMYWRQMEYLDGEDGELSWFNAGVRVGVGIGFGICVGIGLLARTYQATTRNLRRRFL; from the exons ATGGAGAACTCTTGTGAATCACTGAACTATGGAAGACTAGCTGATACATGTCACCAAGACCCTTCTTTCTGTGCCTTCAGCATATCATCACTGTCTTGGTTTGATATAAGAGTTTTCTATATCAGAATCAGCAATTTTGTAGTGAATGATTCAACCCCAAAGTTTCTCACTGTCGACCATGTACCCCTGAACCTTGATACACTCCTTGAAGTGAATGGTGCCAGATGTTCCACATATTCTGAAGGAACCTCTTGCCTTCTGCGGAGGGACCGGGTGGATAAGAAATCTGAAGTAGCTACATTTGTGAGCACAGACAGTATAAGGTTGACAGGGAGCATGAAATTCCAGGTTTTTGATAGAGATGATCTTGTGTTATCTGGGGTTCTGGATAAGTCCAATAGCAACGGTTTCATTGGGGAGTCAAAGAATAATATTCAAAGATGGCGCATGAATTGTGAATCAGTGATGAGCGCTGGCTCTGGATTCTTGAAAGGAAAACCCATCACAGGTCCTGAATCATTATCACCAATAGTTGAAGTTTATGTCGCTGGATGCTTCTCTGGAACACCAGTCATCTTGACCAAGAGTGTGCAGCTTAATCTCAGGAAGAAGCATCACAGCAAGGGGATGTTATACCCAATTCCTGAGCACGAAACAGCTGGCATACAGAAAGATGTTGCATCTGAAATCGATCTACAG ATAGCAGAGTATGGAAGCTATTATAAACCCGAAAATGAAAGCATGTACTGGAGACAGATGGAATATTTGGATGGCGAAGATGGAGAACTCTCCTGGTTCAATGCAGGAGTGAGGGTAGGTGTCGGGATTGGGTTTGGCATTTGTGTGGGAATCGGATTGCTAGCCCGCACTTACCAGGCCACTACCCGAAACCTTAGAAGGCGATTTTTATag
- the LOC116022509 gene encoding phosphatidylinositol transfer protein 3-like, producing the protein MFRRRNNSHHEQGADEQLQKVNELRTSLGPLSGRSLQYCTDACLKRYLVARSWNVDKAKKMLEETLKWRATFKPEEIRWHEVAMEGETGKLFRAGFHDRHGRTVLILRPGMQNTTSIENQMKHLVYLIENAIINLPEGQEQMAWLIDFTGWSITNNVPIKSARDTVNILQNHYPERLAVAFLYSPPRIFEAFWKIVKYFLDPITFQKVKFVYPKNKDSVELMKSYFDMDNLPTEFGGKATLNYDHEEFSRLMAQDDIKTAKWWGFEKSHTIANGLSSSEVAPEPNRLASPAEA; encoded by the exons ATGTTCCGTCGCAGAAATAATTCTCACCATGAGCAGGGGGCTGATGAGCAGCTGCAGAAG GTTAATGAACTTAGGACTTCTCTCGGGCCACTCTCGGGCCGCAGCTTGCAGTACTGCACTGATGCATGCTTAAAGAGGTATTTGGTAGCAAGGAGCTGGAATGTGGATAAGGCAAAGAAGATGCTGGAAGAGACGCTTAAATGGAGGGCAACATTTAAACCTGAAGAAATTCGCTGG CATGAAGTTGCAATGGAAGGGGAGACTGGAAAGTTATTCAGAGCAGGCTTCCATGATCGCCATGGCAGGACTGTTCTTATATTGAGACCAGGAATGCAG AATACAACATCAATCGAGAACCAGATGAAGCATTTGGTGTATCTCATAGAAAATGCTATAATTAATCTTCCAGAAGGTCAAGAACAGATGGCATGGTTGATAGACTTCACAGGATGGTCTATAACCAATAACGTTCCTATCAAATCTGCTAGGGATACCGTCAACATATTGCAAAACCACTATCCGGAAAGACTAGCTGTGGCATTTTTATACAGCCCTCCGCGAATATTTGAAGCATTTTGGAAG ATTGTCAAATATTTTCTGGATCCCATTACCTTTCAGAAGGTCAAATTTGTGTATCCAAAGAACAAGGATAGCGTGGAACTGATGAAATCATACTTTGATATGGACAATCTCCCAACTGAATTCGGGGGTAAAGCAACGCTGAATTATGACCATGAGGAGTTCTCCAGGCTAATGGCGCAGGACGACATCAAAACTGCCAAATGGTGGGGTTTTGAGAAGAGCCACACCATTGCCAATGGCTTATCTAGCTCAGAAGTTGCTCCTGAGCCGAATCGTCTCGCCTCACCAGCTGAAGCCTGA
- the LOC116022178 gene encoding uncharacterized protein LOC116022178, with protein sequence MATKSDFAQKLLHDLRGRKEHMATGKTHSGNQPDANAETGRFSRGSSQQIKAIESDGSEIGNSQRSSISNRSFHMQESSGEVAKMNCSGNNPMLSFLQRLTSFQKHYHPSNDHQVGKELLKGAMDLEESLRVLVNLQEASECMMSPERKNQMMLLEDDEEDTAAKVANHKHSRDLPRFSFDVETEMKQQETDNRNEKQPSQTSDLVSHRRSSSCTDFTAQSTKLELKNQTKGRLSSVIAKLMGLDELPQSADTKALRRHSTSKRKEGPVLKKIANADSVNEKNMQSKNAKPTQETVQIENETSDRLLLNNQQKPKDIIEVAGDNNQANRKEQHLSKQKPQVNKHKGRQAEATIPQTVRNKSPSLLEKRFPVNQTSHGKTNGTKSTTGMPQKSLPNSEAPAKDGPAVTMGSSGNRNMNQIGLPKKLSSRTREGIGTYTLARKKPIKVPSTEKKENYFQIHRKREFRKIDGSSRKGTPPHMERSPGKQTAIFKATDQLRRDMAKHTGIEGKLSQDKPKEAKQNTTMIHKSEVSSKPLSSAQELPAETKDSIYIAGENDCQNLEYQKILPNHSSTGDYYTNNKNCQVFQDEQGRFVPTKLPENKNGLTEPEKHLKELLVTSQQFLNTIEAFFKLNIPTSTFQTNDPNSKSSEFKLKLHCSYEVVKRKARRRRLLNHPYAKTSMGCIKVRSLDDLVKQLCKGFDVLNSYWSKGKENCHTAADYLHTMVEKDIQNINPDLNSMWDFGWDTMMSTSQEKDEIIKDVERHLLNGLLDEITLDLLQITVSA encoded by the exons atgGCAACAAAATCAGACTTTGCACAAAAGCTGCTCCATGACCTCCGGGGCCGGAAGGAACATATGGCTACAGGCAAAACACACTCAG GAAACCAACCAGATGCAAATGCAGAGACTGGGCGATTTTCGCGAGGATCATCACAGCAGATAAAAGCCATTGAATCT GATGGTTCAGAGATAGGGAACTCACAGAGGTCAAGCATCAGCAACAGATCATTTCATATGCAAGAATCTTCTGGGGAAGTTGCTAAAATGAACTGTTCAGGCAATAACCCAATGCTCAGTTTTCTCCAGAGACTAACCAGTTTCCAGAAGCATTATCATCCTTCAAATGATCATCAAGTTGGGAAGGAGCTCCTGAAAGGGGCCATGGATTTGGAAGAGTCCCTCAGAGTGCTTGTAAACCTGCAAGAAGCATCAGAGTGCATGATGAGTCCAGAAAGGAAGAATCAGATGATGTTACTCGAAGACGATGAGGAAGATACTGCTGCAAAAGTAGCCAACCATAAGCACTCCCGCGACCTTCCCAGATTTTCATTTGATGTGGAAACTGAAATGAAACAGCAAGAAACTGATAACCGAAATGAAAAGCAGCCTTCTCAGACCTCAGATTTGGTTTCTCATAGAAGATCATCCAGTTGCACAGACTTCACAGCTCAATCTACAAAATTGGAGCTCAAGAATCAGACGAAAGGGAGGCTTTCGAGTGTCATTGCAAAACTCATGGGATTGGATGAACTTCCCCAAAGTGCAGATACAAAGGCCTTGAGGAGACACTCAACATCCAAGAGGAAAGAAGGTCCAGTGTTAAAGAAAATTGCAAATGCTGATTCGGTGAACGAGAAGAACATGCAATCCAAGAATGCAAAACCAACTCAAGAGACAGTTCAGATAGAAAATGAAACATCTGACAGGCTTCTCCTTAACAATCAACAGAAGCCCAAGGATATAATTGAAGTGGCCGGGGACAACAATCAGGCAAACCGAAAAGAGCAGCACCTTTCAAAGCAAAAACCTCAGGTCAATAAACACAAGGGAAGGCAAGCAGAAGCAACAATTCCACAAACAGTTAGAAATAAATCACCTAGTTTGCTAGAGAAGCGGTTTCCGGTTAACCAAACTTCACATGGTAAGACAAATGGTACAAAGTCCACCACTGGAATGCCTCAGAAATCTCTGCCAAACAGTGAAGCTCCTGCGAAAGATGGGCCTGCAGTTACTATGGGAAGTTCTGGGAACAGGAATATGAATCAAATTggattacctaaaaaattatcATCAAGAACAAGGGAGGGCATTGGCACATACACACTTGCCCGAAAAAAGCCTATCAAGGTGCCATCTACAGAGAAGAAGGAAAACTACTTTCAAATCCACAGAAAACGGGAGTTTCGTAAAATAGATGGATCGAGTAGAAAAGGAACTCCCCCGCATATGGAAAGATCACCAGGAAAGCAAACTGCAATATTCAAAGCGACAGACCAGCTGAGACGCGATATGGCCAAACACACTGGCATAGAAGGCAAATTGAGTCAAGACAAGCCAAAAGAAGCAAAACAAAACACCACCATGATCCATAAATCAGAAGTAAGTAGCAAACCACTGAGCTCAGCACAAGAATTGCCGGCTGAAACAAAAGATTCCATCTACATTGCTGGGGAAAATGATTGCCAAAACCTGGAATATCAGAAAATTTTACCAAATCATTCTAGTACTG GAGACTATTATACCAACAACAAGAACTGTCAAGTTTTCCAAGATGAACAAGGCAGATTTGTTCCCACCAAGCTTCCAG aaaataaaaatggactGACTGAACCCGAAAAGCATCTCAAGGAGTTGTTGGTTACAAGCCAACAATTTCTTAACACCATAGAGGCATTTTTCAAGCTCAACATTCCAACCAGCACCTTTCAGACCAATGATCCCAACAGTAAAAGTTCAGAATTTAAGCTTAAACTACACTGCAGCTATGAAGTAGTGAAACGAAAGGCGAGAAGACGAAGACTCTTGAACCATCCTTATGCAAAGACATCCATGGGATGCATAAAGGTGAGATCTTTAGATGATCTGGTCAAGCAATTGTGCAAAGGGTTCGACGTGCTGAACTCTTACTGgtcaaaagggaaagaaaactgTCACACTGCAGCAGACTACCTGCATACCATGGTTGAGAAAGACATCCAAAATATAAATCCAGATTTGAACAGCATGTGGGACTTTGGTTGGGATACTATGATGTCTACATCCCAAGAAAAGGATGAAATCATAAAGGATGTTGAGAGGCATCTGCTCAATGGGCTCCTAGACGAGATCACACTCGACTTATTACAGATTACTGTATCTGCTTGA